A DNA window from Fragaria vesca subsp. vesca linkage group LG3, FraVesHawaii_1.0, whole genome shotgun sequence contains the following coding sequences:
- the LOC101292878 gene encoding uncharacterized protein LOC101292878 has product MKLLEGFADMEKQNKAVSDALVVEEVEYKKKKIVQDEVSCVLNLRILFKHPIHPIPPSEILMAASSSENTNTVDSNTASSLYELMELLEGKPELIEGDARIQDVLVNSDVGNPEVEVKAVGDAISIQIDEFGSQQELQNGVSENMEKFFCSQASAHGIEMARNFCAISSEFYTTEEAWQGEGASMSEPLAQPNYEEEDQEQSAKDVSGSATATTTSQLQTPNAKSRKQEWKNMQASGPSSPSLGVLNSVESFNEAGGSLSPPSREAAVPQRTAMHDLVKQLCDEEREYLQKLRAKAATVLDRIKKEEAEKKNKIAKDEVSSVLNLPIMFKHPIPGDARIQDVLVNSDVGNPEVEVKVVGDARSTQIEEFGCQQELQNAVSEDTKFFCSQASDLGIVMARNFPAISSEICITEEARQDDGASMSEPLAQLHYVEEDQEQSAKDESGSATATTTSQLQTPNAKSRKQEWKIMQISGPSSPSLGVLNSVESFNEAGGSLSPPSREAAVPRRTAMHDLVKQLCDEEKEYLQKLRARAATVLDRIKKEEAEKKKKIAKDEVSSVLNLPIMFKRPIHGDARIQDVLVNSDVGNPEVEVKVVGDARCTQIEEFGCQQELQNAVSEDKKFFCSQASDLGIVMARNFPAISSEFCITEEAWQGDGASMSEPLAQLHYVEEDQEQSAKDESGLATATTTLQLQTPNAKSRKQEWKIMQISGPSSLSLGVLNSVESFNEAGGSLSPPSREAAVPQRTAMHDLVKQLCDKEREYLQKLRARAATVSDRMKDEEAEKKKKIAKDEVSGVLNPRIMFKHPTHPITPSEILMGASPSESTSTWAANGTGWW; this is encoded by the exons ATGAAACTGCTTGAAGGTTTCGCTGACATGGAAAAACAAAATAAAGCTGTTTCTGATGCTCTGGTGGTTGAAGAAGTTGAGTATAAAAAGAAGAAAATTGTACAAGATGAAGTATCTTGTGTGCTCAATCTTCGTATCCTGTTCAAACATCCAATCCATCCAATACCTCCCTCTGAGATTTTAATGGCTGCTTCTTCCTCCGAAAATACAAATACAGTTGACAGCAACACTGCTTCTTCATTATATGAGCTAATGGAACTGCTTGAAGGTAAACCTGAACTGATTGAGGGGGATGCAAGAATCCAAGATGTGCTTGTTAACAGTGATGTGGGCAATCCTGAGGTAGAAGTCAAAGCGGTGGGTGATGCAATATCTATTCAAATTGATGAATTTGGCTCCCAGCAGGAACTCCAAAATGGTGTTTCAGAAAATATGGAGAAGTTCTTTTGCTCCCAGGCATCAGCTCATGGAATTGAAATGGCCCGGAATTTCTGCGCAATATCATCAGAATTTTATACTACAGAGGAAGCTTGGCAAGGTGAGGGTGCTAGCATGTCTGAACCGCTTGCTCAGCCTAATTATGAAGAGGAAGATCAGGAACAGTCTGCAAAAGATGTATCTGGGTCGGCTACTGCCACAACCACGTCGCAACTACAAACACCAAATGCAAAGTCAAGAAAACAGGAATGGAAGAATATGCAAGCATCAGGTCCATCTTCCCCGTCATTAGGTGTGCTCAACTCAGTAGAGTCCTTCAATGAAGCAGGTGGGAGTTTGAGTCCCCCCTCTAGAGAAGCTGCAGTTCCTCAACGTACGGCCATGCATGATCTGGTAAAACAG CTATGTGATGAGGAAAGAGAATACTTGCAAAAGCTGAGGGCAAAGGCGGCTACTGTCTTAGATAGAATAAAGAAGGAAGAAGCTGAAAAGAAGAATAAAATTGCAAAAGATGAAGTATCTAGTGTGCTCAATCTTCCTATCATGTTCAAACATCCAATCCCTGGGGATGCGAGAATCCAAGATGTGCTTGTTAACAGTGATGTGGGTAATCCTGAGGTAGAAGTCAAGGTTGTGGGTGATGCAAGATCTACTCAAATTGAGGAATTTGGCTGTCAGCAGGAACTCCAAAATGCTGTTTCAGAAGATACGAAGTTCTTTTGCTCCCAGGCATCAGATCTTGGAATTGTAATGGCCCGGAATTTCCCTGCAATATCATCAGAAATTTGTATTACAGAGGAAGCTCGGCAAGATGATGGTGCCAGCATGTCTGAACCACTTGCTCAGCTTCATTATGTAGAGGAAGATCAGGAACAGTCTGCAAAAGATGAATCTGGGTCGGCGACTGCCACAACCACGTCGCAACTACAAACACCAAATGCAAAGTCAAGAAAACAGGAATGGAAGATTATGCAAATATCAGGTCCATCTTCCCCATCATTAGGTGTGCTCAACTCAGTAGAGTCTTTCAATGAAGCAGGTGGGAGTTTGAGTCCCCCCTCAAGAGAAGCTGCAGTTCCTCGACGTACGGCCATGCATGATCTGGTAAAACAG CTATGTGATGAGGAAAAAGAATACTTGCAAAAGCTGAGGGCAAGGGCGGCTACTGTCTTAGATAGAATAAAGAAGGAAGAAGCTGAAAAGAAGAAGAAAATTGCAAAAGATGAAGTATCTAGTGTGCTCAATCTTCCTATCATGTTCAAACGTCCAATCCATGGGGATGCGAGAATCCAAGATGTGCTTGTTAACAGTGATGTGGGTAATCCTGAGGTAGAAGTCAAGGTTGTGGGTGATGCAAGATGTACTCAAATTGAGGAATTTGGCTGCCAGCAGGAACTCCAAAATGCTGTTTCAGAAGATAAGAAGTTCTTTTGCTCCCAGGCATCAGACCTTGGAATTGTAATGGCCCGGAATTTCCCTGCAATATCATCAGAATTTTGTATTACAGAGGAAGCTTGGCAAGGTGATGGTGCCAGCATGTCTGAACCACTTGCTCAGCTTCATTATGTAGAGGAAGATCAGGAACAGTCTGCAAAAGATGAATCTGGGTTGGCGACTGCCACAACCACATTGCAACTACAAACACCAAATGCAAAGTCAAGAAAACAGGAATGGAAGATTATGCAAATATCAGGTCCATCTTCCCTGTCATTAGGTGTGCTCAACTCAGTAGAGTCCTTCAATGAAGCAGGTGGGAGTTTGAGTCCCCCCTCAAGAGAAGCTGCAGTTCCTCAACGTACGGCCATGCATGATCTGGTAAAACAG CTATGTGATAAGGAAAGAGAATACTTGCAAAAGCTGAGGGCAAGGGCGGCTACTGTCTCAGATAGAATGAAGGATGAAGAAGCTGAAAAGAAGAAGAAAATTGCAAAAGATGAAGTATCTGGTGTGCTCAATCCTCGGATCATGTTCAAACATCCAACCCATCCAATAACTCCCTCTGAGATTTTAATGGGTGCTTCTCCCTCTGAGAGTACAAGTACATGGGCAGCTAATGGAACTGGTTGGTGGTAA